A single Mangrovimonas sp. YM274 DNA region contains:
- the xerD gene encoding site-specific tyrosine recombinase XerD: protein MNWQNGLQDYKHYLKIERGLSQNSIDNYEYDILKLIKYLDDNHISVSPLDITKDTVQPFVYEISKTINARSQSRLISGLRSFFGYLVFEEYRDTNPMDHIESPKIGRKLPDTLSVDDIDNLIDAIDLSKAEGERNRAILETLYSCGLRVSELTSLKLSDLYFEEGFIRVTGKGDKQRFVPIGPETQKYINIYRKEIRVHLPIQPEFKDTLFLNRRGRQLTRAMIFTIIKQLAVKINLNKNISPHTFRHSFATHLLENGADLRSIQMMLGHESITTTEIYMHLDRTHLKEVLMTYHPRK from the coding sequence ATGAATTGGCAAAACGGACTACAAGATTACAAGCACTACCTTAAGATAGAGCGTGGCCTATCCCAGAATTCTATAGATAATTACGAATATGATATCCTAAAACTCATAAAATATCTAGATGATAATCATATATCGGTTTCACCATTAGATATAACGAAGGACACCGTCCAACCTTTTGTCTATGAAATCTCGAAAACCATCAATGCCAGATCACAATCACGTTTAATATCAGGACTGCGCAGTTTTTTTGGATATCTGGTGTTTGAAGAATATAGGGATACCAATCCAATGGACCATATTGAATCACCCAAAATAGGTCGAAAGCTTCCAGACACTTTAAGCGTTGATGATATTGACAACCTAATTGATGCCATAGATTTAAGTAAAGCGGAAGGTGAACGCAACCGAGCCATTTTGGAAACACTCTACAGTTGTGGCTTAAGGGTAAGTGAACTTACCAGTTTGAAATTATCTGATTTATATTTTGAAGAAGGTTTTATTCGCGTAACGGGTAAAGGCGACAAGCAGCGATTTGTACCGATAGGTCCTGAAACTCAAAAATACATCAATATTTACAGAAAAGAAATACGTGTTCATTTACCAATACAACCTGAATTTAAAGACACCTTGTTCCTGAACCGAAGAGGCCGGCAACTTACTAGAGCAATGATTTTTACCATTATCAAACAATTGGCTGTAAAAATTAATCTTAACAAAAACATTTCACCACATACCTTTAGACATTCCTTTGCCACACATTTACTGGAAAATGGTGCCGATTTACGATCTATTCAAATGATGCTAGGTCATGAAAGCATTACTACAACTGAAATATACATGCACCTTGACAGAACCCACTTAAAAGAAGTTTTAATGACATATCACCCAAGAAAATAG
- the lpdA gene encoding dihydrolipoyl dehydrogenase, giving the protein MSKYDIIVLGSGPGGYVTAIRASQLGFKTAIVEKESLGGVCLNWGCIPTKALLKSAQVFEYLKHAEDYGLSVKGADKDFGAIVKRSRGVAEGMSKGVQFLMKKNKIDVIEGYGKLKTGKKVDVDGKEYSADHIIIATGARSRELPSLPQDGKKVIGYREAMSLKEQPKKMIVVGSGAIGVEFAYFYNSIGTEVTVVEYLPNVVPVEDEEVSKQLERSFKKNGIKIMTSAEVTKVDTSGAGVKATVKTKKGEEVLEADVVLSAVGIKTNIENIGLEDVGIAVDRDKILVNDYYQTNIPGYYAIGDVTPGQALAHVASAEGILCVEKIAGMHVEPIDYGNIPGCTYCAPEIASVGLTEKQAKEQGYEIKVGKFPFSASGKASASGAKDGFVKVIFDAKYGEWLGCHMIGAGVTDMIAEAVLGRKLETTGHEVLKAVHPHPTMSEAVMEAVADAYDEVIHL; this is encoded by the coding sequence ATGAGTAAATATGATATAATTGTTCTAGGTAGTGGACCTGGAGGCTACGTTACAGCTATTAGAGCGTCTCAATTGGGCTTTAAAACTGCAATAGTAGAAAAGGAAAGTCTTGGTGGAGTATGCTTAAATTGGGGTTGTATTCCTACTAAAGCCTTATTGAAATCGGCACAGGTTTTTGAATACCTTAAGCATGCCGAAGACTACGGCCTTTCAGTAAAAGGTGCTGATAAAGATTTTGGTGCTATTGTAAAGCGCAGTCGTGGTGTTGCCGAAGGGATGAGCAAGGGCGTTCAATTCTTAATGAAAAAGAACAAAATTGACGTTATTGAAGGCTACGGAAAACTTAAAACTGGAAAGAAAGTTGATGTAGACGGCAAAGAATATTCTGCAGACCACATTATCATTGCTACTGGAGCACGTTCTCGTGAGTTACCAAGTTTACCTCAAGATGGAAAAAAAGTAATTGGCTATCGTGAAGCCATGAGCTTAAAAGAACAACCTAAGAAAATGATTGTAGTTGGTTCTGGTGCTATTGGTGTTGAGTTTGCTTATTTCTATAACTCTATCGGTACCGAAGTAACTGTTGTTGAATATTTACCGAATGTAGTACCTGTTGAGGATGAAGAAGTTTCTAAACAATTGGAACGTAGCTTCAAGAAAAATGGGATAAAAATCATGACTTCTGCCGAAGTAACTAAAGTAGACACTTCTGGAGCAGGAGTAAAAGCTACAGTTAAAACCAAAAAAGGTGAAGAAGTATTGGAAGCTGACGTTGTGTTATCTGCTGTAGGTATCAAAACCAACATTGAAAACATAGGCTTGGAAGATGTAGGTATTGCCGTAGACCGCGATAAAATCTTGGTAAACGATTACTATCAAACCAACATCCCAGGATACTATGCTATTGGAGATGTAACGCCTGGTCAAGCTTTGGCGCACGTTGCTTCTGCTGAAGGAATCCTTTGTGTTGAAAAAATTGCAGGCATGCATGTAGAGCCAATCGACTATGGAAACATTCCTGGCTGTACGTATTGTGCTCCTGAAATTGCAAGTGTAGGTTTAACCGAAAAGCAAGCTAAAGAACAAGGATACGAAATTAAAGTTGGTAAGTTCCCATTCTCTGCCTCTGGTAAAGCTAGTGCTTCTGGTGCAAAGGACGGATTTGTAAAAGTAATCTTCGATGCCAAATATGGTGAATGGTTAGGTTGCCATATGATTGGTGCCGGTGTTACCGATATGATTGCTGAAGCCGTTTTGGGTAGAAAATTGGAAACTACAGGTCACGAAGTGCTTAAGGCCGTTCACCCTCACCCAACCATGAGTGAAGCGGTAATGGAAGCTGTAGCCGATGCATATGATGAAGTAATTCACTTATAA
- the aroQ gene encoding type II 3-dehydroquinate dehydratase: protein MKKLIIINGPNLNLLGKREPDIYGSLTFNEFFETVVDKYPQIALEHFQSNIEGELIDKLQEVGFSYDGIVLNAAAYTHTSVGIGDAVAAIETPVVEVHISNTFDRESFRHMSFISPNAKGVIVGFGLQSYELGIQSFL, encoded by the coding sequence ATGAAGAAACTCATCATCATCAACGGCCCAAACCTTAATCTATTAGGGAAACGTGAACCTGATATTTATGGAAGTCTTACGTTCAATGAATTTTTTGAAACGGTAGTTGATAAATATCCGCAAATAGCATTGGAACATTTTCAGTCCAACATAGAAGGGGAGTTGATCGATAAACTTCAGGAAGTTGGGTTTAGTTACGATGGTATTGTTTTAAATGCAGCCGCCTATACTCACACTTCTGTTGGTATTGGTGATGCGGTAGCGGCAATTGAAACACCCGTTGTGGAAGTACATATTTCCAATACTTTCGATAGGGAGTCTTTTAGGCACATGTCGTTTATTTCTCCAAATGCCAAGGGTGTCATTGTTGGGTTTGGCCTACAAAGCTACGAATTGGGCATCCAAAGTTTTTTGTGA
- a CDS encoding M23 family metallopeptidase: MKKVLFFLLSSCHICFSQSPYPQDYFRNPMEIPIVLAGTFAELRPNHFHAGLDIKTQHREGLNIHTAAPGYVSRIKISHYGYGKALYVTHPNGYTTVYAHLQKFSDKIEKYIKECQYQKESYQVEVFPTPDELPIAKDEIIALSGNTGGSSAPHLHFEIRDNEERPMNPMLFGMDVSDSRKPTINGLFAYVKNENSHINGSQKRKELRLIPTGTGDFNVEEIEALGEIGFGINAHDRLDDAPNKNGVSNIQSFYNGSKHFEIDFKRFSYSETKHINRLIDFENYKTNHNYIQKLFVEQNNPLSLYKDVENSGYVKVLDSTSSVYKIRVKDFKENDVWITIPIKGKDIALPEPLEDIKPMHYALPGKATNLEKGNISVYIPKGTFYDDTYLDFDVKADTLLLGKDIVPLQKPFTITYDISNYLDDDKEKLYIAELTGYYKTPRYVSTSRQGESLSARSKSLGTYTLESDLVPPTITPVNFYDGKWMSNATELKVKIGDKDSGISNYRATINGKWILMEYEYKKGTLTYNFEDNVISDTENNLKVIVTDNVGNSSTFEATFFRK; this comes from the coding sequence ATGAAAAAGGTCTTATTTTTCCTACTATCATCATGTCATATCTGCTTTTCGCAAAGCCCATATCCTCAGGACTATTTTAGAAATCCAATGGAAATTCCAATAGTGCTGGCCGGTACCTTTGCAGAATTGCGCCCCAATCACTTTCATGCAGGATTGGACATCAAAACCCAACATCGGGAGGGTTTAAATATACACACTGCTGCCCCTGGATATGTCAGTAGGATTAAAATTTCCCATTACGGCTATGGCAAAGCTCTATATGTAACCCATCCCAATGGTTACACCACAGTCTATGCCCATTTGCAAAAGTTTTCAGATAAAATTGAAAAGTATATTAAAGAATGTCAATACCAAAAGGAAAGCTATCAGGTTGAAGTATTCCCAACACCAGACGAACTCCCTATTGCCAAAGATGAAATTATCGCACTATCTGGAAATACTGGGGGCTCCTCTGCCCCACACCTTCATTTTGAAATTAGGGACAATGAAGAGCGCCCAATGAACCCCATGTTGTTTGGAATGGATGTGAGCGATTCCCGGAAACCAACCATCAATGGGCTTTTTGCTTATGTTAAAAATGAAAACTCCCATATCAATGGCTCCCAAAAGCGTAAAGAACTCAGATTGATACCTACGGGAACAGGCGATTTCAATGTGGAAGAAATTGAAGCTTTGGGAGAAATTGGTTTTGGTATTAATGCCCATGACCGATTGGATGACGCTCCTAATAAAAACGGCGTGAGCAATATTCAATCCTTCTATAATGGCAGTAAGCATTTTGAAATAGATTTTAAACGCTTTAGTTATTCCGAAACAAAGCATATCAACCGATTAATAGATTTTGAAAATTACAAAACCAATCACAACTATATCCAAAAGCTTTTTGTTGAACAAAACAACCCCTTAAGCCTATATAAAGATGTTGAAAACAGTGGTTATGTAAAAGTTTTGGACAGCACTTCTTCCGTATATAAAATAAGGGTTAAGGATTTTAAGGAGAATGATGTTTGGATAACTATTCCTATAAAAGGAAAGGACATAGCACTACCCGAGCCTTTAGAAGATATAAAACCTATGCATTATGCACTTCCTGGAAAAGCTACCAATTTGGAAAAAGGCAATATTTCGGTCTATATTCCAAAAGGTACGTTCTATGATGACACCTATTTAGACTTCGATGTTAAAGCAGACACGCTGCTTTTAGGAAAAGATATTGTGCCCTTGCAAAAACCCTTCACTATCACTTACGACATCAGCAACTACCTAGACGATGATAAAGAAAAACTTTACATAGCAGAACTTACAGGATACTACAAAACACCGAGATATGTCTCTACCTCACGACAGGGAGAAAGTCTGTCTGCGAGAAGCAAATCTTTGGGCACCTACACTCTAGAATCCGATTTAGTGCCACCAACCATTACTCCCGTTAATTTTTACGACGGAAAATGGATGAGCAATGCCACTGAATTAAAAGTAAAAATTGGAGACAAAGACTCAGGCATCAGCAACTATCGCGCAACCATTAACGGAAAATGGATTTTAATGGAGTATGAGTACAAAAAAGGGACCTTAACCTATAATTTTGAGGATAACGTTATTAGCGATACTGAAAACAATTTGAAGGTCATCGTTACCGATAATGTAGGAAATAGTTCTACATTTGAGGCAACGTTTTTTAGAAAATAA
- the msrB gene encoding peptide-methionine (R)-S-oxide reductase MsrB yields the protein MNKTEQEWREILTPQQYQVLREKGTERPFTGEYNLHFEQGSYTCAGCGTKLFESTDKFRSDCGWPSFDNAIEGSITYKEDRTHGMVRTEILCSNCGGHLGHVFNDGPTQTGLRYCVNSLSLDFDSAETQKDSTENTPPKN from the coding sequence ATGAATAAAACTGAACAAGAATGGCGTGAAATTCTTACGCCGCAACAATATCAAGTGTTAAGAGAAAAAGGTACCGAGCGCCCTTTTACGGGAGAATACAACCTCCATTTTGAACAAGGGTCCTATACTTGTGCAGGATGTGGCACAAAACTTTTTGAGAGCACCGATAAATTTAGATCAGATTGTGGTTGGCCCAGTTTTGACAATGCCATAGAAGGCAGCATCACTTACAAAGAAGACAGAACCCATGGCATGGTAAGGACTGAAATACTCTGTTCCAACTGTGGAGGCCATCTTGGTCATGTTTTTAATGACGGTCCAACCCAAACCGGATTACGTTACTGCGTTAACTCTTTAAGTTTGGATTTTGATAGTGCCGAAACCCAAAAAGATTCTACAGAAAACACCCCTCCTAAAAATTAA
- the rny gene encoding ribonuclease Y, giving the protein MEMNTILLIVGGVVLGVVIGYIVAKTLEKNNASKVVSNAKQEAEGIIKQATAEGESIKKDKILQAKEKFIELKSEHEKVILSRDKKIADAEKRTRDKESQVSNELAKHKKATQTIEAKMKDYDFRLDFLEKKKVELEKAHKSQIKQLEVISGLSAEDAKSQLVESLKNEAKTDAMAYVQDRIEEAKLTAQQEAKKIIINTIQRIGTEEAIDNCVSVFNIESDDVKGRIIGREGRNIRAIEAATGVEIIVDDTPEAIILSCFDSVRREVARLSLHRLVTDGRIHPARIEEVVKKTQKQIDQEIIEVGKRTVIDLGIHGLHPELIKLVGRMKYRSSYGQNLLQHSREVAKLCGVMAAELGLNPKLAKRAGLLHDIGKVPDSEADVETPHAILGMQWAEKYGEKPEVCNAIGAHHDEIEMTTLLSPIIQVCDAISGARPGARRQVLDSYIQRLKDLEDVAFGFSGVNKAYAIQAGRELRVIVESEKVSDDQAAKLSFEISQKIQTDMTYPGQVKVTVIRETRAVNIAK; this is encoded by the coding sequence ATGGAAATGAACACAATTTTATTGATTGTAGGAGGCGTGGTACTTGGTGTAGTCATTGGATATATTGTTGCAAAGACTCTGGAAAAGAACAATGCATCAAAAGTGGTATCCAATGCAAAGCAAGAGGCCGAAGGAATCATCAAGCAAGCAACCGCAGAAGGCGAATCTATTAAAAAGGACAAAATACTTCAGGCCAAAGAAAAATTCATTGAGCTAAAGTCTGAGCACGAAAAGGTGATTTTGTCAAGGGACAAGAAGATTGCAGACGCAGAGAAGCGTACTCGTGATAAGGAGTCACAAGTGTCAAATGAGTTGGCAAAGCACAAAAAGGCAACGCAGACCATTGAAGCGAAAATGAAGGATTATGATTTTCGTTTGGACTTCTTGGAAAAGAAAAAAGTAGAACTTGAAAAGGCGCACAAGAGCCAAATTAAGCAATTGGAGGTGATTTCAGGATTATCTGCAGAAGATGCTAAGTCGCAGTTGGTTGAGTCGCTTAAAAACGAGGCGAAGACAGATGCGATGGCTTATGTACAGGACAGAATTGAAGAGGCTAAGTTAACAGCGCAACAAGAGGCCAAAAAGATAATTATCAATACCATTCAACGTATCGGTACCGAAGAGGCTATAGATAACTGTGTGTCAGTTTTCAATATCGAATCTGATGATGTTAAAGGACGAATTATTGGTAGGGAAGGACGTAACATTCGAGCAATAGAAGCTGCCACAGGAGTTGAAATTATTGTAGATGATACACCAGAAGCTATTATTTTGTCTTGTTTCGATTCTGTTCGTCGTGAAGTAGCGCGTTTGTCGTTGCACAGATTGGTAACCGATGGAAGAATTCACCCGGCTCGTATTGAGGAAGTGGTGAAAAAGACACAAAAGCAAATTGATCAAGAAATTATTGAAGTAGGTAAACGTACGGTAATTGATTTAGGAATTCATGGTTTACATCCAGAATTGATAAAATTGGTTGGACGTATGAAATACCGTTCTTCCTATGGTCAAAACTTATTACAGCACTCGAGAGAAGTGGCCAAATTATGTGGAGTTATGGCAGCCGAATTAGGCTTGAATCCTAAGCTGGCCAAACGTGCAGGATTATTACATGATATTGGAAAAGTGCCAGATTCTGAAGCAGATGTTGAAACACCACACGCTATTTTAGGTATGCAATGGGCAGAGAAGTATGGGGAAAAACCTGAAGTATGTAATGCAATTGGAGCGCACCACGATGAAATTGAAATGACAACTTTGTTATCGCCAATTATCCAGGTATGTGATGCCATTTCTGGAGCTAGACCAGGAGCAAGACGACAAGTTTTGGATTCGTACATCCAACGTCTTAAGGATTTGGAAGATGTGGCCTTTGGGTTTAGTGGCGTAAATAAGGCTTATGCAATTCAAGCAGGTAGAGAGCTAAGGGTAATTGTAGAGAGTGAAAAGGTGTCTGATGATCAAGCAGCAAAATTATCTTTTGAGATTTCGCAAAAAATCCAAACAGATATGACGTATCCAGGTCAGGTAAAAGTTACCGTAATTAGAGAAACGAGAGCTGTAAACATTGCAAAATAA
- a CDS encoding porin family protein, which translates to MKKLLLCAAVAVFGFSNVNAQDFNFGVKAGVNFATLGGDIEENDMKVGFHVGGVAEFMFNEKMGIQGELLYSTQGTKFEYSEQGFSEEETWKLNYINIPVSFKYYIVKGFNVEAGPQLGILASGKYDYEYSGEFGGVAVNESEEGDLEGISSIDFGFNIGAGYKMENGLNFGARYNLGLMNLNDEDYSDEFLLNNGVFQLSVGYMF; encoded by the coding sequence ATGAAAAAATTATTATTGTGTGCCGCAGTTGCAGTATTCGGATTTTCAAATGTCAATGCTCAAGATTTTAACTTTGGGGTTAAAGCAGGGGTTAACTTTGCTACTTTAGGTGGAGATATCGAAGAAAACGACATGAAGGTAGGTTTCCATGTTGGAGGTGTTGCTGAATTTATGTTCAACGAAAAAATGGGAATTCAGGGAGAGTTACTGTACTCTACTCAAGGGACTAAATTTGAATATTCGGAACAAGGCTTTTCAGAAGAAGAGACATGGAAATTGAATTATATCAATATTCCAGTGTCTTTTAAGTATTATATCGTAAAAGGTTTTAATGTTGAAGCAGGACCTCAATTGGGAATTTTGGCTTCAGGAAAATATGACTATGAGTATAGTGGAGAGTTTGGAGGTGTTGCAGTAAATGAATCAGAAGAAGGAGATTTGGAAGGAATCAGTTCAATTGATTTTGGTTTCAATATTGGAGCTGGATACAAAATGGAAAATGGTTTAAATTTTGGAGCTCGTTATAACCTTGGTTTAATGAATTTGAATGATGAAGATTACAGCGATGAGTTTCTTTTAAACAATGGTGTATTTCAACTTTCAGTTGGATATATGTTCTAA
- a CDS encoding cell division protein ZapA, producing the protein MSEQLKIKLSIANRVYPLTIAPNQEEGLRKAAKKIEAMIGQFEQNYSVRDKQDVLAMCALQFASQLEQKSIDRENVSEEVHNRLLALDELLEQHTNS; encoded by the coding sequence ATGTCAGAACAGCTTAAGATAAAGCTATCCATTGCAAATAGGGTGTACCCTTTAACAATAGCTCCTAATCAGGAGGAAGGGTTGCGCAAGGCGGCGAAGAAAATAGAAGCAATGATTGGCCAGTTTGAGCAAAATTATTCTGTGAGAGATAAGCAAGATGTATTGGCTATGTGTGCCCTGCAGTTTGCCTCTCAATTAGAGCAAAAATCTATAGATCGAGAAAATGTTAGCGAAGAAGTACATAACAGGTTGTTAGCCTTGGATGAACTTTTGGAGCAACATACTAACTCATAA
- a CDS encoding TonB-dependent receptor, which produces MKPNVYLLFFAFLCLSLLGYSQQATIKGVILDDTQLPVSNVSVKAGVNGTSSNSNGFYELKIPSNTDVTIEFTHLSYKRVVATFNLKNGQELEFNPVMKMDIEQIGTVVINTNTRQSVNGVTTITPEVIRTIKGAQPGVENILKTLPGVNVSNELSTQYSVRGGNFDENLVYVNEIEVYRPFLIRSGQQEGLSFVNTDLVQNVDFSAGGFQAKYGDKLSSVLDITYRTPVKFGVRTDLSLLGGSVAAEAISKDSKFSGIVGLRYRDNSLLINSMETETNVRPIFADAQTYLTYKFSDKFHLNFLGNFSVNRYNFEPQNRQTNFGTLTDPIALLVFYEGQEKDEYVTNFGAFKANYFVSDKLTLKLIASGYHTTEEEYFDILAQYRLGEVNSSIGDENLGEVEFSEGIGSQLTHARNDLDALIFNAEHKGDYKPSEDTTIEWSVKYTHEDIRDRLVEWEVIDSAGFSITPPTLHIPNNQPYNPYEGPLVAFQNVRATNKVQIDRLQAYAQWSKRSTLGNHEVFYNLGARAHNWTVSGDGVETVTQTVISPRGQFAIKPDWDKDMLFRIAGGLYYQPPFYRELRDSSGVVQPHVKAQKSTHIVLGNEYSFELWDRPFKLVSEAYYKHLSDVNPYTLENVRIRYRAKNNAKAYASGLDMRLNGEFVKGTESWFSFGYLKTEENIEDQGYIARPTDQRLKFGILFQDYVPSIPELKMYLNLVYNTGVPGGSPSYANPYQYQNRLRDYKRADLGISYVLVDQNKTYDSWKRHFKDLTLGFEIFNMFDVQNSITNTWVRDVYSKRQYAIPNYLTPRVFNVRLSARL; this is translated from the coding sequence TTGAAACCTAACGTTTATCTCCTGTTTTTTGCATTTTTATGTTTATCCCTTTTAGGCTATTCTCAACAAGCCACCATAAAAGGCGTTATCTTAGACGACACTCAACTACCGGTCTCAAATGTTTCCGTTAAAGCAGGCGTCAATGGCACTTCTTCTAATAGCAACGGATTTTATGAACTGAAAATTCCTTCCAATACAGATGTGACCATTGAGTTCACCCATTTGTCCTATAAACGTGTGGTAGCAACCTTCAACCTGAAAAATGGTCAAGAACTGGAATTCAACCCAGTCATGAAAATGGATATAGAACAAATTGGTACTGTAGTCATCAATACCAATACCAGACAATCTGTTAATGGGGTTACCACAATTACCCCAGAAGTAATCAGGACCATAAAAGGCGCACAACCAGGGGTTGAAAATATTTTAAAGACACTTCCCGGTGTCAACGTTTCCAATGAATTAAGCACACAATACTCAGTTAGAGGTGGAAATTTTGACGAAAACTTGGTGTATGTCAACGAAATTGAAGTGTACAGACCATTCCTAATCCGTTCTGGGCAACAAGAAGGTTTGAGTTTTGTAAATACCGATTTGGTTCAAAATGTAGATTTTTCTGCAGGTGGGTTTCAAGCAAAATATGGTGACAAACTTTCCTCTGTGTTAGACATTACCTATCGCACACCTGTAAAATTTGGAGTTCGAACCGATTTAAGTCTACTCGGCGGAAGCGTTGCGGCAGAGGCCATCAGTAAAGATTCTAAATTCTCTGGAATTGTGGGATTACGTTACCGCGATAATAGTTTGCTTATCAATTCCATGGAAACGGAAACCAATGTGAGACCAATATTTGCAGATGCCCAAACCTATTTGACCTATAAGTTTTCAGACAAATTTCATTTGAATTTCTTGGGTAATTTTTCTGTAAACCGATACAATTTTGAGCCACAAAACAGACAAACCAATTTTGGAACCTTAACGGATCCAATTGCCCTTTTGGTATTTTACGAAGGCCAGGAAAAAGACGAATATGTCACCAATTTTGGTGCGTTTAAGGCCAATTACTTTGTGTCAGACAAATTGACCTTAAAATTAATTGCTTCTGGATATCACACCACAGAAGAGGAATATTTCGACATTTTGGCTCAATACCGACTTGGAGAAGTCAACAGTAGTATTGGAGATGAAAATTTGGGAGAAGTGGAATTTAGTGAAGGGATTGGTTCACAACTAACTCACGCCCGAAATGATTTAGACGCCCTTATTTTTAACGCTGAACACAAAGGAGATTACAAACCAAGTGAAGACACCACTATTGAATGGTCTGTAAAATATACTCATGAAGACATTAGAGACCGTTTGGTAGAATGGGAAGTTATTGACAGTGCTGGTTTTTCCATCACACCTCCTACGCTGCACATTCCCAATAACCAGCCTTACAATCCATACGAAGGTCCTTTGGTGGCGTTCCAAAACGTGAGAGCCACAAACAAAGTTCAGATTGATCGTTTACAGGCCTATGCCCAATGGAGCAAACGATCCACTTTAGGAAATCATGAGGTCTTCTATAATTTAGGAGCCAGAGCCCATAATTGGACAGTGAGCGGTGACGGGGTTGAAACCGTAACACAAACCGTGATTAGTCCTCGTGGACAATTTGCCATAAAACCAGATTGGGATAAAGACATGCTCTTTAGAATTGCTGGAGGATTGTACTACCAACCCCCTTTCTACAGAGAACTTAGGGATTCTTCAGGAGTGGTGCAACCTCATGTAAAAGCCCAAAAGTCAACCCATATTGTACTGGGGAATGAATACAGCTTCGAGCTTTGGGACAGACCTTTCAAACTGGTTTCCGAGGCCTATTACAAGCACCTTTCAGATGTAAATCCATACACATTGGAAAATGTTCGTATTCGCTATCGCGCAAAGAATAATGCCAAAGCTTACGCCTCTGGATTGGATATGCGACTTAATGGAGAATTTGTAAAAGGAACAGAATCTTGGTTCAGCTTTGGATATTTAAAAACTGAAGAAAACATCGAGGATCAGGGCTATATTGCCAGACCAACAGACCAACGTTTAAAGTTTGGAATTCTCTTTCAGGATTATGTGCCAAGCATCCCAGAACTTAAAATGTACCTGAATTTGGTTTACAATACGGGAGTTCCTGGTGGCTCACCAAGTTATGCCAATCCTTACCAATACCAAAACAGGCTTCGCGACTACAAACGGGCGGATTTGGGAATCAGCTATGTATTGGTAGACCAAAACAAAACTTACGATAGTTGGAAGCGTCATTTTAAAGACCTTACCTTAGGATTTGAAATCTTCAACATGTTTGACGTACAAAACTCCATCACCAATACTTGGGTAAGGGATGTTTACAGTAAGCGTCAGTATGCCATTCCAAACTATTTAACACCTAGAGTATTCAACGTAAGATTATCAGCTCGTTTATAA